The genomic DNA TAACCCATCCATATTCTTGGCAAACCATGTATATGgccaaataaaaagcaaaaggggGCTTCAGGAGGCTGAATCACTCTCATACTGGGAACTTGGCCCTTGAGCATTCTAAGGTTCACCTATCTTTAACACTACTTGTTGATTCTTTCTCAGCCACTTTAACTGGAATGCTACTGCCACTGGCTGGCAAACATATTGTATTTGCAACAGGTGGAGCAAATTCGTATTATGCCAGAATACCATACAGAGATTTCAAATGCTCAGACCCCTGGAGCTCCCACTCCCAACATCCACCCCTACAAAGTCTCCATATGTTGGGTTACCCTTTGCCCCAAGAGAGCCTGGTAGCAAACCATGACCACAGAAATGGGCTTAGGCAGAGAAATTCTCTCCACGTGTGCCAGGGAATTCTCCAGCATAAAGGCCTATTCTGTCAGCAAGCAGCAAGGAAAGAGATCTGGGAGGACCTCACAGAGCTGCTTGGCTGCACTCACCTCAGGCAGAGGCACACCATTGATGATCAAGTCTGGCTGCTGGTGACCTTGGCTGTTGAAAGAGTGATGATAGATGTGGTTGGTGCTGGTATTGCGGGTATTCTGGTTCTCCACATTCAGGAAAGTACTCTCAGAGCGGCGGCAGCCCAGGGGCAGTGTCTGCTGGTGGTAGTCGAAATAGTTGAGGGAAGAGGTCAGGGAGGAGCAACTGACAACATTCAttttgtctgtctcctccacaTCCCGGGGTACCAGACGAATGtcattcttactgatttttttcttcttgcttgatTTCTTTTGATGCCCATAGGAGTACTCAGCGATTCTATATGACAAAAAAGGGAACATATATTGCTAATGCCCTCCAGAACCATGtgttcattaataaatattaagcacCCCACAGAGTTTCACCCAATCTCCGCTCCAGCTTCTTATTCCAGTGCATTACATCATTGGGTTTCTCCCTGTGCattttacatgtgaaaaaaaCTAAGGGCCATACAGTTTTCATATAAAACAGACCAACTTCCCACTCTTCCACCCCCCAAaatgtttccatactttggatgtGGAATTCCTTATTGTGAGTGGCTATTTAgcaaggggggtgggcagggaaagtCGAGCCtatgagaaagaaagcatgaaaatgTTCAAATCTGGAGCTCCCCTAGATCCCAAAGGAACCCCTGGGTGAAATAAGAAGGAAGTCTTAATTTAACAGAAGAGGAgatagaaggaaacaaaaactcaCCCCCTTTCCAGCGCCTGTAGGCATTTTCCATGTGGGGAACACTCTCAATCAGATTTCTCTTTGATTCACCTGATCAGTTTTGGACTGGGGTAGGAGATCAGACCCCATCCTTTGACATATCCTCAGCTTTTCTCCTCCACACCCTCCATCCCCCTGCCCTAGCCCTGCTCCCTTCTACTCCCTTCCCTGACCCCTCCTCTCCTGGAGAAATCTGATAGCCAAACCCATTTGAATGAGGGGAAATGCTTGTTACCTCTCTCCCCTCAGGCTCactttctcctctgcctttttgtcttGCTCCTTGCTAATGGGAGAAACCGAGATGCAATGCAGACACTTGCTGTTTTGTCCTTTTATAAAACAGCCGAGGAGACAAGTGATGGTTAAACAATTACTGCAAAGGAATTTAAAGGTTAGTGCATTCAGCATCCTTCTCCATTCAGGTGTACCTACAAGCAGCTGCACTGCAACTGGAACACAAAGAGCTCAATTTAATTGCTGCTCACAGACCCAGCAACATGCACCAAAGACACCAAGCATTAAGGCACTTAAACAGAACACATTAAAATGTAGCCAGATTCTCAAAGTTATTTATTACTTTGCACATAATGATTCACCTTATTGTTTCAAAATTCCATTTATGGGCAATAATCAGCAAAACAATAGGGTTAATAAATAATATGGGGTTGATCTTCACAAGGGAAACTGTGTCTGCATTCTCTCTCAACAAAGCTAATTATTGAATACAAAAGGAGCCCAATTCAGCAGCAATTGCAGATCACCTCACAAGTCTCATAAATGAATGCATTTGGGGAAGAGGCTCAGGAGAGGCTGAGAACAGGAAACCTCTGCCTAATACATGGCAACACAAGGTCTTGAACTTTAGGTTTCTGAAAAGTCTGAGCATACAGGAAGAATGCATATTTCTAGAGGCAAATTCTTACTCTGTCCCTGGGATCTTCCTAGAGCAGTTGCATTCCCGTCACCCTTTTTAGCTCAGTGCTCAGGCAGACCTGCAGTGATGGCAAGCTGATGCTTACTGGAGTTTGAGAGCAGATAAAATCCCAAAGACCCCAGGACTagggtttattttctttactaatCTGTTTACAGAATCAATGGGAAGTTTTAATGATTTTGTTTACCCGTGATGGGTAAGTTTGGCAATGCCCCATCCAATTACTTGGCTGAGGCATTCACTGCACAGCCCTTTCTGTATTGGCCAATTATTTAATTAAACTGTACTTCATTAATCCCAAACCATCACAGGGAACAGAGCTCTTTACAAAATACACATGTGAATGAAGTTGGAGAgaactgagattttcttttttctttttttttttttttttttttttttttttttttttttttttttatttcaaatgctcTCCTCCCTGTTTAATGATCTCCCTGGCAAGCTCTCAGAAAGAGCTTTCACTTCTAGTCATACATTACCAGGAAGTGGTAAAGCCTTCACTATCTTTATTTcaagatcatttctttttcatcaagAAAAGGGTCTTATACATTTACTTTATGCTAAGGAAATGGCTTAAAAAGAGAGTCCACTCTCATTAtctccatataaataaaattttacagaaCCCGAATTTTTCTCCTATAAAAATCGCCACTGGCAATCACAGGTTTCAAAGGTAAGAGCAgtattaatttccatttctcccaTCTGAAATGACTCAGAGCTGAAGCAAAGAAAAGTCATGGCCATTTCACTACTAACAGGATTAAAGCATTTATGAGGCATTGCAGCTGCTCTTTTATGGCACCTGATTGATATTCATGTGTGGTTAGCATTTGTCTACTAACTTGTGTAATGCAGAGAATAGTAAAAGGGAAACAATAATTGCATGGCTGTTACATATTCAGGGGTCTCTGATTCACACAAGTATGCATTTCAGATGGTGTCAAACACAAATTGGATCTATAGGAACATATTTTGACTGATTAACATGCAAGCACAGATGGCACAAAAGACACACTGGATGTTTAGGTGTGttgaaagcacacacacaccttggtTAGAAACAGCAGTATCATTCATTTTCAGGAAActaaagaaacttctttttttttttcaaccatttcgATGAGACACTgctggaaaaaaattacatgtattatCCTAAATTTATTCTAGAAgtacttatatttatttgttctctcCAATTGTAAGGAAGGGCTTCAACAAGACCCTCTGATATGTTTTTCAGGAAATTTTCTTAATACTACTTGCCATTCCAGTTTCTGTCTTTCtattctcatattctctctctctctcatacacacacacacacacacacacacacacacacacacacacacaccctgcataCAGTTCAAGAGAAACTGTAACACAATAAATAGCCCATAGTGACATCCACTGGTAGGGACCAGACCTTAGTGCTACAGCAGAGTCCCACATTAGAAAAAAGCACCATCAGCTCCAGAAGACTGCCATTTTTACTACAACATCTGGAGGCAAAGTCCTACCCCCCATTGGGACATTAGGTCTCTACCCCACCAATCAACcagatatttgaaaacataaatgacTTGTAGAATTTCACCTTATATAGCCAGATGTTTGGggaatagataaaaaaataagccaataaCACACTTGTAGAAAACACTAGGCACCTGCTTCCCCACACattcttgttctctcttccctCAACTCTCTGTTTCCTACCTTAGACACTCACTCACCGGCTGTCTTCAGTTCATCCTTACAACAGGACAGAGCAACTACAAGCACTTCCTCTCCTTTCAATATCTGTCCTCAAAACACTGTGGTCCTGAAATCAAGTCGTGGACCTTGGTGGTTCTGCTGtaaattatctctctctctctctctctctctctctctctctctctctctctctcattttttccctgcCATAACTTCATGGAGACAGctgtgcaaattttaaaaaatgaaaatcgcTTTTCTGCTCATCATCATTGTGTGACAGAATCCACTCGAACAGTAAATGATTGTCTTCCAGCAAACTGTCAGATCAAAAGAATTGATAAACTTGGACTGCCACAAACTTTCCCCCCTCCAAAAAGAAGCACAGCATGTACAGAGCATGCATTTAAGTAGGAAACAAAAGCACTGGTATTTTCACACAGAGGCACAGATACACCTTATTCAtccaagacaaaggaaagaaaaaattttggcTCTACCTGCAGTTGTAGGTCCGGATCTCTTTGTTGTCTCGCTTGCACTTGATCGCCACGAAGATCATAGTGACAAAGAGGATGCCCGCAATGGAGCCCAGGGCGATAATGAAAATGAGGGACAAGTTCACCGAGCCCATTGACTCTTGGGCATCAAGAGCAGGGGACAGGTAGATTAATAGGAGTGCAGAGGCGGAGAGAGACGTCTTGCCATGGTCGTGGGCCACCACAATAAGCTCATAAGAAGCCTTTGAGCTCTCACTAAAGGTGCGAGTGGTTCTGACTTCTCCATTGACCTGATCTATTTCAAAGAAGCCACGGTCGCCCTCGGTCATGTCGTAGGTGACCCGGCCGTTCTCGCCCTCATCGTAGTCGTCTGCTTTGACGACGGTCACCAGGTAGCCTATGCCAGAGTTGCGGGGGATGTAGACCTCTGCAGTGCCATTGATCAGGGGTGGGGCCGTGATGACCGGAGTATTATCATTGACGTCGAGGATGATGACCCGAACGGTGGCGTTGCTCTGCAGCGAGGGCAGGCCGCCATCCTTGGCCAGCACCTTGAATTCGAATGTCTTGGTCTGCTCGTGGTTGAAGGATCGAAGCGCGTAGATGTCACCGGAGTTGGGGTTGATAGAGACATAGGTGAAGACAGGCATGTCCCGCACCTGCGATGGCACGATCTGGTAGGAGACACTGCCATTGAGACCCAGGTCAGGGTCTCGGGCAGACACAGAAAGCAGGTAGGCGCCAGGCGTGTTGTTCTCCTGCACAATGACCTGGTAGTAGGGCTTGGAGAAGTGCGGGTGGTTGTCATTCTCGTCAGTTATTCGAACTGTAAAGGACTTAGCACTCTGCAGCATGGGCACACCGCCGTCACGCGCCTGGATCGTGAGGTTGTACTGGTCATGCTGCTCACGGTCCAGCCGTCCGTCCACCAGGATAGTAGAGAAGCTCTCATACTCCTGAAGCCGAAAGGGCACGTTGCCCAGCAAACGGCACTGCACGCGCCCATTGAGGCCAGAGTCCCGATCAGACACCCGCACCAGCGCAATCACGTAGCCTGGAGGGGCACTCTCGCTCACTTCCACCAGCTCGCTGTTAACTGACAGCAGGTTGATGACCGGTGGGTTGTCATTGGTGTCCAGAACGCTGACGGTCACCTTGCAGTGTGCCGGGATGGAGTTGGGTCCTAAGTCCTTGGCCTGCACGTCCAGTTCGTACACGTGGCCCTCTTCATAGTCTAGGGCACCGGTGACTGTGACCAGGCCACTGTGCGGATCGATCTGGAAAAGCTCGCGCGTGCGGTCATTGACATAGCCATAGAAGGAGTAGACCACCTGTCCATTGGTGCCTTCGTCTGGGTCGCTGGCATTGAGGCGGATGACCGGTGTACTGGGAGGTGAGTTCTCTGGCACGCTCACTGCATAGGTGGACTCGCCAAACACCGGGTTGTTGTCATTGGAATCGGTCACCTTGATGCTGAGGCCAACAGTGCCCAGGTGCGGTGGGTCGCCGCCGTCGAGCGCAGTGATGTGAAAGCTGTAGTGCGACTGCGTCTCTCGATCCAGACTCTTCTCCACTACAAGTTCCGCAAATCGTGAGCCATCGCCACGCGTCTTGATCTCCAGGCCAAACAGCTCATTAGGCGTGAGCTCATACGTCTGAACGCCAAAGCTGCCAGAGTCCGGGTCATAGGCGCTGTCCAGCGGGATGCGCGTGCCCGGACTAGCCGCCTCTGAGATCTCCAGCTCAATTTGTGCCGCTGGAAAGCTGGGCGCATTGTCGTTCAGATCCTTGATCTCCACCTTAATCACACATATCTCCATTGAGCTGGACATGACCTCAAGCGATATGATGCACTTGGGGCTCTGGCGGCACAGCAGGTCGCGGTCGATCTTCTGCTTAGTGACAAGCAGGCCCGAACTGGGGTTAATATCCACCAGGTGCGGAGCTGAGTTGGACACCACACGAAAGGCAGAGGCCTGCCGTGGATCCAGAGCGAAACCCGCCTCACGAGCGTCCTTGGCCACGTTGGCGATTACCGTCCCGGCGCGCTGTTCCTCTTCTACCGAGTACTTGAGGTTAATGAGGGCGGCTGCCTGTGTCCACAGTACGGCCAACAGCAGCAGCACGGGCAGCAGGAGAGACTCCATGGCTGCGCGGGGCTCTGCCTGGCCTCGCCTCTCCACACCCCTCCGAGGCCTACGCCGCCGGCGCTCCAGCTTCCCGCTGACTCGGGCCGCCTGTTGCGCGCGCCCCAGGGCCCCGGAGGCCGCGGGAGGCGTCCCGCCCAGGGCGGCCCCGCGGCGCGGGGGAGACACCCGCGCCGGCTCCAATGCTGAGGTTGCAGCAGACTCGgagggggctggcggggggcctgggggctctggggggCCGAGGGAGCGCCGCGCGGCCCCgagccccctccctccagcccggCTACTCAGTTTTCCCCCTTCAAAGTTAGCCAGGCGCGACTGGCTGAGGCGGCGCAGGGCTGAGGGTCTGACGCCTTCTGAGCTGCCTGGTCGACGGGAGGCTGAGTCTGGACTGCACCTGGGGCTAAGACAGGGAGGTCGGTGGGGGTGCAGCCTCTCAGACACTGCCCAACCCGCCTTGGCGCACCAGCACTGAGGCTGGCGAACGCGTTGTGTGTGCACCTGGCATGCGCAAGGACCTCCCCCCAGCTCTCCTGGCTCACTGCGGAGAGAGAACCCGCCTGGAACGCGCCCTCCGAGGTCCAGGGGGGGCACGCTGGCTTTTTCGAGGTCTGTTGGGGAGAAAGGATGATCAAAGATGGGACTTAGAATTGCTGTCAAGCGCTGGAGGCGCCCGAGTAACCAGCTGAAAGGGATGGCAGTTCCAGGGCtggcagaagggggaggggagagagggaggctgcTGAGACAAGACAGCGCTCCCTCTCGCTGAGGCTGGCTTCAGaagactcgggggggggggggggggcacgtctGTCCAGGCTTGGAGATAGGTGCAGAGTCCCCTCCACAGAGCAGTTGGACTGCGGGCGTTTGCGTCTCAGAAATCCAAGTTACCAACGCAGCCCGGGCCTCCACGTCAAGTTTGTGAAAACGGGGCGATGGGGATTTGTCCAAGAAAATCAAAGTCCCATTCTTTCCAATGGcccgggggagggcagggaatggCGAAGAGGGAAGGGAAATCGACAACAGTACCGGCAAGGAGAGGCGGGGCCGCTGCCGCGGGTACCGGGGGCTTCACCTCCTCCCTTGGTCTAGGCTGGGGTGTAGGTCTGCGGGCCGTTGTCGCCACCGCCGCGGTGGGAGGAAACCCTCCTAGCCCAGTCGAAGGTCGCTAAGGTCCACCTCAGCAGCTGCCACGGTCGAGGGTTTTGTCGCTGCCAAAGTTTACTTGCGGGAGCGTCTTGATTCCATCTTCCCAAAGAGGCGCTGGCTTCGCTGCGtttgggctccctccctcccggaCGCTCTCGCACTCGGGAGGTCTGTCTTGCTCTTTGTGAATGCGTGAGAGGAAGAGTGAGTGTGTGGTGCGGGACGTGTGAATGTAGGAGTGtaagtgagcaggggtgggagatTTCCGATCTCCTATGAAGGCGCTCAGCCGGAATGCCGCCGAGAGCAACGCGCCAAGGGCCCGCACCAGGCTAGGGACGCGAGTGCCACTGCCCTCCGGGCAAGTCCGGCATGGTGTGCTGGAGCTGTGCTGCCGTCTGCGCCCTCTGGTCCGTCTCCCCCTACGCCCGCCACCGccgctgctgcttctgctgctgctccTCCCGTTGCCGCAAACTACTGGCGGTGGAGTCTGGAGAGAGCGGGTGAGAGTCGGGCTGCGGAGCTGGGCTACGCCAGGCTCTGGCCAATCAGCGCGCCGCCCAGCGGGCTCCGGGCTTGGGGCGGGGCCAAAGcacggggggcggggcggggcggggccagccGGAAACTTACACACTGGCAGGACCAAGTGGTACGCCCGCCCTCCGAGCGGGCGCCGGAGTCTGTGGAGGCCCCGCGGGCGAGCAGGCAGGGGCTAGAGGACTgggtggagtggggaggagggcgtGCTGGTGATGAGACTGAGCATTCCCGGGAACTGCGCGCCTCTCTTGTTTGTAGATTTGAGAAAAGATGAGGATTTGATTCTCTAGGCATGTTCAGTTCCCTCACATTTGTTCATATCTtgaatataatattcatattcatattctttctctctcttcaccaccctcccccctccctctttgtctcttcaCCCTGggttttgtctgtctgtttctctgtcttcctcgcctctctttctctggtagtggaaggaaaaaggaaaggagaacgAGCCCCCGAGGTGGTGGTCATTCATCCGGCTCTTGGCGGGTGAGTCTTCACTTCAGCTGGAGAACCGCGGCGGCCATCCTCCCGGACCGTcacctccatccctccttccccggCAAACGCTGCAATTATTCCCCCAGAGCAAGGCCTTTGGCCCGGTTCGGTTCGCTCTTGTCTGCTGCTCGTTAATCAAATGGGATCTTTGTCGCAGGGACTGAGACGCGGAGGGGGCAGGACAAATTTCGTCGCTCCTCACCGCACCCTTTTGGAGAATTTAGCTCCCTATAAATAAACTGTACGTTGGAGAAGAGCGGGTGGAGCGGACGCTGCCGTGCCGTGCCGTGCCTTGCCCGGAGAGCTCCAGCCCTGCGGGAGCTGCGAGGCGGGCCCTCAGTCCCGATAGGTGGCCGGTCGCTGGATCCGGCTCCGGTGTGGGGCGCTCCCTAGCCTTCCCAGGGGTCTCAGTCCCAGGGGACTGCCAGCTCTCTCAGGCGGTGGTGGCAAAGGCTGCGGCCTGTACCAGTGCTGGGAAGATGAAGGACAGCGTGGCTGGGGCTGACATCAAACTCAGCGTGCCTTCCGAACTAAGGCGCCCTGAGGACAACGGGGAAATACTCCCCACCCTGTTCTGTGGCTCTTAATTAAGATCAccagcaggaagaaacaaaaacacgCCGTGGAACAAGTCGGGATTTTTTTCATCATAGAGTGGGGGTTGCGGGGACCAGCTTCTGAATTCACAATACTTGGAAGAGTAAACCTACCTTCTGAGTGAGTCGTCTTGGATGTTTGGGAGTCTTGGGTGAGCAAACTTATAATTAGTCCAGCGACACTGGCCTGAGCTTGTGGGTTTAGAATGAGACTCACTTTTgccctttaaaaaacattaaacgaGAAAGGGGGAAGTGGAACTTGGGAACATAATAGGTTTTCTCAAAAATGCCATCTTTCATAGAGCAACAGAGCTTCTTTTAAAAGACACTTCTCCTTCCCAGAGGAGCTGGTTTAGCAGCCTTTACCTTGGAGGCGGGAAGAAGACACCTTCCTCCTACAAAAAGGAATTATTTCAGGAGTGAGGTTACAATCCCCTGAACGTGCCTCCGAAACCAAGGGGAGGGCGCTGGGAGCCTGATCCAATTTGGCCATGGGGATCCTTTCATATTAGGATGCCAATCAGCCCAAAACATTAGGAAGAAAATCGAAGTGTCTTCAATGAGTATCATTTAGTCTTGGTCATTTAGAGGTACGggtggacaggggcgcctgggtggctcagtgggttaagcatccgacttcggctcaggtcatcatctcacggtccgtgagttcgagccccgtgtcgggctctgtgctgacagctcagagcctggagcctgcttcggattctgtgtcttcctttctctaaccctccccccgttcatgctctatctctctctgtctcaaaaataagtaaacattaaaaaaaaattagaggtacGGGTGGACAGCAGAGTGGTGGCTGGAGGGAATCCAGTGGTCCTCCCTTTTTTCTGCACAGCCGGTTTGAGAAATGGGCAAGTAGTGGAGGAGAGTGACAACATGGCAGGCAGCGTGGGCGCACCTCAGAGCTCCACAAAGAGAAGGGTCTCATTTGATTTATCACTGTCATTTACCTTTGATGTCAGCCAGTGGGAATGAAGTGAATCTTTGTCTAATTAAAAATGCCTAAAAAGGCATTTGAAATGGGTTTGCTATCTGATCACGGGATGTGAATTCGGCGTTTGGCAGCTTTCTAAAATATTGCTTGCACTATTTAAACAGAACAATTATCAGCATGCCAAAATGTTTGCATGCCATGCTTAGAAGCTTTTAGCTGTAAACTTTAAGGCGATCTGTTCCCCTTTAAGTTAAAAAAGGATGATGCTGCTTCCTTGTGGCGCAGGCTGTCAGGAACCCGCTGATCAATAAAAGTAAACTGGCGCCTCCACCGCTTGATCGATAGGGAGCGAAGAGTCTGAGAGGTAGTCTTGGCCATTAACAATCCCCCAGGTAACAACAAATGGAAGAATTACTCAAGTAAAATGATTAACATTGCCGTGGCATCTGTAAAGATGCACACAACAAGATAAGAAGGCTGTGAACCTCTTACCTTGGGAGTGCTAATAGAATGTCTATATTATGCtgtcttttaaagataaataggGGAATTCAATTCACATACAATGTCATTACCTTTATAATTGCAATCACATTGTAAAGACATGTTCTGCATTTGCAAAGACAAACATGCTCTTCCCTAAGGAGATCAGGTTCCCTGCTTCCTGCTCGCTGTTCACGCTTGAGGCACCTCTCCTTTCCAAGCAGAGCACCCCAAGTACTTCCAGATATACCAAATGGCTTTTATGGAAGCCAGGCTATGAGAGAGGCACAGGAGTGTATCTTTGTTTTCCATCTTTACCATCACCCCCAAGCTCAAATTGATAGTTAcacctcccctccaaaaaaatagTTCTTCCATCTTCCCAGTCTGTTTCTACAGATAATCCTAACACCGTTTGCTctgataatgtgttttttttttaaataagcacacTTGATTATTATACTCCAATAATGCTATTGACTAAATGAGTGCCTGAAAACACCTTCATGATCGggaatttattaattaaattaataaaaccattctggggaaaaaaaacattctgtatgaggataataaaaacaaaaagaaagttctCTCAGTCTTAGCTTCACTTCAATCCTGAAGGAGCCCCACCTACTCAGCCTCTTTAGAGACACAAGAGGGACATCTAGTGACCGTCCTCAGTATTTTTGACCCAACTTTTGCTGAGAAACAGTGGGCCCTGGATACCAATTACAGTGCTGTGCAGCCTGCACAAGCTCTCTGGGCCAAGGCAACTCTTTGGGTCGCTGAGGCCAGAATTAAAATTAGTAagatttttgtgtctttaaaatttCAGCCACACCACTGAAACAATGCTGAAATAGCAATGGAAGAAGACCAAAATGGGGATATCGTTACATTTAAATTGAGCCAGTGTGTGTGGATAATTCTTGCTGTCCTGATATCAATAAGGATAGAGTAAAAGGTTTTgttcaaaaaagttaaaatttatagtACTCAGATACCAATATATGAAAACTGTAGCACTGACAAGCTTAAGGGAGCTTTTCacgatgtgtttttaaaatgtttgtttcaagCTCCAAAGAGATTAGCCTTCATAtaactccattttctcttttttcccccaacctcTTCACCCCAACCTTCTGCCTTTGCTGCAAAAATGTGGATCATCTACTAGCTTGGCTTTTGTTGCATCTCATGGACATCCCATTCTACCCAACCAATTTGACCAGCTACCTGATGAAGTTCTCATAGGAAGaaaagctttattaaaaaaaaatagccaaagtcaACGTTTCTTCATCCTGCATATCTGGTCTCCTTACTTGGGTTACAACCCCTAGAGTAGagaaaatcaaaaatgaaaatggaggaAACAGCACAATACTGGAAAGTGTCATTATTAAAGTCatcttctcatttaatctttacgaTATCCCTGGGAGgtaaagagactttgcagatgtggaaGCAGAGTTGCAGAGCAGAGCAGTGATTTGCCAAGATGATCTCATTACACAAAACCCAACCACATCCCTTATGAAATCAACAAATGTTGGCTGTGTGCCCAGCATTGTGTTAGGgactgagaatttttttaatggtccTTGCCCTTGTAAAGTTTTAAATTCAGTTGATTAATTTAATAGCAGCATGCAATTCTATATACTATGGATTTTTCTAGAAGAGGAACTAGAATGAGGTATATCATGTTGATGGATTCCTAAAAATCTGTTCCCTTCTGCTCAAAGTGATTGTCCAATTTCTGGTTAGTACTCCCaccccactacacacacacataagcccacacacacacatgcgcccATACACATATGTGTTCCAGGCATCACAAGGACAGTCATTAAAAGCAACAACCAGAGATGTAGACctgctgggcaggggtgggatgCAGTTTCCACCATACTGGATACTGTTTCTGACCCTTCTGAAATACCAAGAAGACCAGGTAAGGGGGCCAAGAAAAGTCTTTGAAGTCTCTTgcactttttcttccctcttcctccaagCTCCATTCCCATTCCCACCATGTGACATAGGATCACAATGACACCCAGGGAGTTGtagcagaaaaacaaagagaaagtacTCCTTAAGTGCTAAAATTGTTCACCATGGCCCTGTCACCTGCCTTTTCCAAGAAACATAGGAGAAGTAGGGAACAGTCGtgaaaaagggacagaaagctATTAATCACTCCAACTCTTCCCATTTTGACAAGGCCAGCATCCCTGAAGAAATTATGTCCAAGCCTGCTCCATATTTATCTCCTCTCTCTAGAAATGGATCTTCCCACAGGGCCAAACCCCTGCTGCTAAAAAACTCATAACTATCCCTAAATAAACACACATCATGGGGACCATTTATTTAGCAAAGGCTAAATCAGCAGACACATTTCAATAAATGACACCACTCTCTAACACCTTCTATACTACCCTGCAGTGACTACCTGTGATGTTTTGACAGCACCATTTGGGCTCCCAGCATTATTGCCTCAACATTTTCATGTGAATTCTCTCCAAGTGGATCCCAAACACTATCTTCTTAGGTGCAAACTCATAGCAACTGTTGTTgttccccaccaccacctttgAAAACAGAGAGCTCTCCTTTCAAAGGCACTCTGATCACATCATGACCAGCCTTCCCACTGCTGCCTCTCTCATCCCAAGGaggatttcacacacacacacacacccctaggtGAAATGCTTTCTTGACaacttgggaaaaaaaactatCACCAAATAAGGGACCTCAAAAACCAATTGAAATATGAACTG from Leopardus geoffroyi isolate Oge1 chromosome X, O.geoffroyi_Oge1_pat1.0, whole genome shotgun sequence includes the following:
- the PCDH19 gene encoding protocadherin-19 isoform X1, which produces MESLLLPVLLLLAVLWTQAAALINLKYSVEEEQRAGTVIANVAKDAREAGFALDPRQASAFRVVSNSAPHLVDINPSSGLLVTKQKIDRDLLCRQSPKCIISLEVMSSSMEICVIKVEIKDLNDNAPSFPAAQIELEISEAASPGTRIPLDSAYDPDSGSFGVQTYELTPNELFGLEIKTRGDGSRFAELVVEKSLDRETQSHYSFHITALDGGDPPHLGTVGLSIKVTDSNDNNPVFGESTYAVSVPENSPPSTPVIRLNASDPDEGTNGQVVYSFYGYVNDRTRELFQIDPHSGLVTVTGALDYEEGHVYELDVQAKDLGPNSIPAHCKVTVSVLDTNDNPPVINLLSVNSELVEVSESAPPGYVIALVRVSDRDSGLNGRVQCRLLGNVPFRLQEYESFSTILVDGRLDREQHDQYNLTIQARDGGVPMLQSAKSFTVRITDENDNHPHFSKPYYQVIVQENNTPGAYLLSVSARDPDLGLNGSVSYQIVPSQVRDMPVFTYVSINPNSGDIYALRSFNHEQTKTFEFKVLAKDGGLPSLQSNATVRVIILDVNDNTPVITAPPLINGTAEVYIPRNSGIGYLVTVVKADDYDEGENGRVTYDMTEGDRGFFEIDQVNGEVRTTRTFSESSKASYELIVVAHDHGKTSLSASALLLIYLSPALDAQESMGSVNLSLIFIIALGSIAGILFVTMIFVAIKCKRDNKEIRTYNCRIAEYSYGHQKKSSKKKKISKNDIRLVPRDVEETDKMNVVSCSSLTSSLNYFDYHQQTLPLGCRRSESTFLNVENQNTRNTSTNHIYHHSFNSQGHQQPDLIINGVPLPETENYSFDSNYVNSRAHLIKSSTFKDLEGNSLKDSGHEESDQTDSEHDVQRSLYCDTAVNDVLNTSVTSMGSQMPDHDQNEGFHCREECRILGHSDRCWMPRNPMPTRSKSPEHVRNVIALSIEATAADVEAYDDCGPTKRTFATFGKDISDHPAEERPTLKGRRTVDVTICSPKVNGAIREAGNGCEAISPVTSPLHLKSPLPTKPSMSYTLAPPGRDLEQYVNNGPSRPSEAEPRGADSEKVIHEVNPTLKEGRDKESPGMKRLKDIIL
- the PCDH19 gene encoding protocadherin-19 isoform X2, which translates into the protein MESLLLPVLLLLAVLWTQAAALINLKYSVEEEQRAGTVIANVAKDAREAGFALDPRQASAFRVVSNSAPHLVDINPSSGLLVTKQKIDRDLLCRQSPKCIISLEVMSSSMEICVIKVEIKDLNDNAPSFPAAQIELEISEAASPGTRIPLDSAYDPDSGSFGVQTYELTPNELFGLEIKTRGDGSRFAELVVEKSLDRETQSHYSFHITALDGGDPPHLGTVGLSIKVTDSNDNNPVFGESTYAVSVPENSPPSTPVIRLNASDPDEGTNGQVVYSFYGYVNDRTRELFQIDPHSGLVTVTGALDYEEGHVYELDVQAKDLGPNSIPAHCKVTVSVLDTNDNPPVINLLSVNSELVEVSESAPPGYVIALVRVSDRDSGLNGRVQCRLLGNVPFRLQEYESFSTILVDGRLDREQHDQYNLTIQARDGGVPMLQSAKSFTVRITDENDNHPHFSKPYYQVIVQENNTPGAYLLSVSARDPDLGLNGSVSYQIVPSQVRDMPVFTYVSINPNSGDIYALRSFNHEQTKTFEFKVLAKDGGLPSLQSNATVRVIILDVNDNTPVITAPPLINGTAEVYIPRNSGIGYLVTVVKADDYDEGENGRVTYDMTEGDRGFFEIDQVNGEVRTTRTFSESSKASYELIVVAHDHGKTSLSASALLLIYLSPALDAQESMGSVNLSLIFIIALGSIAGILFVTMIFVAIKCKRDNKEIRTYNCRIAEYSYGHQKKSSKKKKISKNDIRLVPRDVEETDKMNVVSCSSLTSSLNYFDYHQQTLPLGCRRSESTFLNVENQNTRNTSTNHIYHHSFNSQGHQQPDLIINGVPLPETENYSFDSNYVNSRAHLIKSSSTFKDLEGNSLKDSGHEESDQTDSEHDVQRSLYCDTAVNDVLNTSVTSMGSQMPDHDQNEGFHCREECRILGHSDRCWMPRNPMPTRSKSPEHVRNVIALSIEATAADVEAYDDCGPTKRTFATFGKDISDHPAEERPTLKGRRTVDVTICSPKVNGAIREAGNGCEAISPVTSPLHLKSPLPTKPSMSYTLAPPGRDLEQYVNNGPSRPSEAEPRGADSEKVIHEVNPTLKEGRDKESPGMKRLKDIIL